The DNA segment ACATACAAGACATCATGAATTAGCAAGATACTCTTGTCTCCTATAgagcctcttccaagaattcttcctttgttgttgtgtCTATATGTTACATGGCCTTCTTGTTTGAAGATGATGTTTACAAACTTAGATTTATCCTTTGTCATGtgttttgagcagccactgtccagATACCACTGTTGCATGCTTTCCATCAATTTTCCCTACAAAATTCAAGTTCAAGtgcaaagatttggtccccttacaaatgtgggtcctctTTAATTACTTTCATCATTGGAAACTTCGGAATTTTtgggaatccatctcataaagcctttaggaacaaaatatttcctaattttacaaaatctaactgagtggcctctcttcatgcagtaaaaacatgtaacaaccggttgtttcgatttaacaatcgattgtttttctggcacttttgaaaaagagtttgaaaacttgttctgttgattaaaacccaatctaacttttccaaaaacacaattttgagatgctaagacactctcaaagttggattttccttttgaaagcttatccacaattttcacaaggcagtgaaccttcttttcgagagattcacaattttcacaaacaagagaatcacacttgcaagaagagtttttgtagagcatttcaaggttttcaaaatctttttttgaattttccaattcttcttccagtgctttgactctgttttcaagccagttgttcataCCTTTCAaacgattgttcaagagagccaatctgttagcttcttcatgagtttctttaaaagcttgaagcaattgactatagttttcagcATTTAAGGAGGGActagaacttacactgctttcACTGCTTGAATGATCCTCATTTTTAGCCATTAGACAGAGATTAGCTTTTTCAACTTCACTTGAAGATATGCTTGATGAGTCATCATTACAaacttttcttgattttcctttcttcttttgtttgtCTAGCCTTTTGGATGAGTTTCTTTTGTTGATCCTTTTCTTCAAGAATTTTCTGAGTTTCTTAAACAACATGCTAAgcattttctcttcattttcattTGTCCCTTCATGAATGACTTctaaagtgtcccacatttctttagcTGATTCACA comes from the Phaseolus vulgaris cultivar G19833 chromosome 8, P. vulgaris v2.0, whole genome shotgun sequence genome and includes:
- the LOC137825318 gene encoding uncharacterized protein: MKIFVESIDQGIWDAIENGPFIPRIEKAGSFTRKPWSQWTNEETKEMWDTLEVIHEGTNENEEKMLSMLFKKLRKFLKKRINKRNSSKRLDKQKKKGKSRKVCNDDSSSISSSEVEKANLCLMAKNEDHSSSESSVSSSPSLNAENYSQLLQAFKETHEEANRLALLNNRLKGKIDGKHATVVSGQWLLKTHDKG